From the genome of Deinococcus sp. JMULE3, one region includes:
- a CDS encoding adenosylcobinamide-GDP ribazoletransferase, with protein MIRDQLRAAHLALTFLTTLPLPHIEEVRDGDFARASAYYPLAGYAVGGVVAGLLWLDVPLPGGVIAALGVGAWLLLTGMLHFDGLVDSADALFAMKTPAERLVILRDVHMGAFGLATGGLYLLLLWSLLSAPVPPLAPLVAAVAARTLLLIPMNTYPAARAESLGARSREGRVWAALLLAAPTLLVPGAWVAWLAALVGALLVAAFAARRLGGGLNGDTYGLIVVTAELLALGAFAWGR; from the coding sequence GTGATCCGGGATCAGCTGCGCGCGGCGCATCTGGCGCTGACGTTCCTGACGACCCTGCCCCTGCCGCATATCGAGGAGGTCCGGGACGGGGACTTTGCGCGGGCCAGTGCGTACTACCCGCTGGCCGGGTACGCGGTGGGCGGCGTGGTGGCGGGGCTGCTGTGGCTGGACGTGCCGCTGCCGGGCGGGGTGATCGCCGCGCTGGGCGTGGGCGCGTGGCTGCTGCTGACCGGCATGCTGCACTTCGACGGGCTGGTGGACAGCGCCGACGCCCTGTTCGCCATGAAGACCCCCGCCGAACGGCTGGTGATCCTGCGGGACGTCCACATGGGCGCGTTCGGACTGGCAACCGGTGGGCTGTACCTGCTACTGCTCTGGAGCCTGCTGTCGGCCCCCGTCCCGCCGCTGGCGCCGCTGGTGGCGGCGGTGGCCGCGCGGACGCTGCTGCTGATTCCCATGAACACCTACCCGGCCGCCCGCGCCGAGAGCCTGGGCGCCCGCTCCCGCGAGGGTCGCGTCTGGGCCGCGCTGCTGCTGGCCGCACCGACCCTGCTGGTGCCCGGCGCGTGGGTGGCGTGGCTGGCGGCGCTGGTGGGCGCGCTGCTCGTCGCGGCGTTCGCGGCGCGGCGGCTGGGCGGCGGCCTGAACGGCGACACGTACGGATTGATCGTCGTCACGGCGGAACTGCTGGCGCTGGGCGCGTTCGCCTGGGGCCGCTGA
- a CDS encoding histidine phosphatase family protein, producing MSGGLTLHLVRHAPTLPNAQRRYPHPHEDAPLTPAGEALARRLDLPRAALAFTSPLGRARQTARLAGFPGALPHPALAEANCGVMAGHTWAELEAAHGDAPRAWIEALSEPTSPHGPPGGDTGQGFHTRVQAWLDTLPAGEVVAFTHAGPLLAALRLTVNLSAVAAPPGTVATLRREAGHWWLTALRPPA from the coding sequence ATGTCCGGGGGCCTGACGCTGCATCTGGTCCGTCACGCCCCGACCCTTCCGAACGCGCAGCGCCGCTACCCGCACCCGCATGAGGACGCCCCCCTCACGCCCGCCGGGGAGGCGCTGGCCCGCCGCCTCGACCTGCCACGGGCGGCGCTGGCGTTCACGTCCCCGCTGGGCCGCGCCCGGCAGACCGCGCGACTGGCCGGATTCCCCGGTGCCCTCCCCCACCCGGCGCTGGCCGAGGCGAATTGCGGCGTGATGGCCGGGCACACCTGGGCCGAACTGGAGGCCGCGCACGGCGACGCGCCCCGCGCCTGGATCGAGGCGCTGAGCGAACCCACCAGTCCCCACGGCCCCCCCGGCGGCGACACCGGGCAGGGCTTCCACACCCGCGTACAGGCATGGCTGGACACCCTCCCGGCGGGCGAGGTGGTGGCCTTCACGCACGCCGGGCCACTGCTGGCCGCGCTGCGCCTGACCGTGAACCTGTCCGCCGTGGCCGCACCGCCCGGCACGGTCGCCACCCTGCGCCGCGAGGCCGGACACTGGTGGCTGACGGCGCTGCGCCCGCCCGCCTGA
- the cobT gene encoding nicotinate-nucleotide--dimethylbenzimidazole phosphoribosyltransferase produces the protein MLPDLTALLTAIQPADADVMDRARARQAQLTKPAGALGDLEELSVRLAGVLGTERPDPRGVAVIVAAGDHGVARAGVSAYPPEVTPAMVANFLADTPAGPGGAAVNALARAVGARVYVMDAGVNADLPEHPALVRAALRRGTHDLSVQAAMTVDEAQVLILAGAALARRATQDGADVLIPGEMGIGNTTPAAAITARLLGLDAARVTGRGTGVDDARLAHKVAVIRAALDRTPTTDPLRVLAEFGGFEIAAMLGVMLQAAASRRAVILDGFVEGSAALVGVALAPHLRDFLFPAGECAEIGHAAQLAHLGLKPMFHLNLRLGEGTGGVLAAPILLGAAATLREMRTFAEAGVPGA, from the coding sequence ATGCTTCCTGACCTGACGGCCCTCCTGACCGCCATCCAGCCTGCCGATGCCGACGTGATGGACCGGGCGCGGGCGCGGCAGGCGCAGCTGACGAAACCGGCGGGTGCGCTGGGTGACCTGGAGGAGCTGTCGGTGCGCCTCGCGGGCGTGCTGGGCACTGAGCGGCCCGATCCGCGCGGCGTGGCGGTGATCGTCGCGGCCGGGGATCACGGCGTGGCCCGCGCGGGCGTCAGCGCCTACCCGCCCGAGGTGACCCCGGCGATGGTGGCGAACTTCCTGGCGGACACCCCGGCGGGGCCGGGCGGCGCGGCGGTGAACGCGCTGGCGCGGGCAGTGGGCGCGCGGGTGTACGTGATGGACGCCGGGGTGAACGCGGATCTGCCCGAGCATCCGGCGCTGGTGCGGGCGGCCCTGCGGCGGGGCACGCATGACCTGAGCGTGCAGGCGGCCATGACCGTGGACGAGGCGCAGGTGTTGATTCTGGCGGGCGCGGCGCTGGCCCGCCGCGCGACCCAAGACGGCGCGGACGTCCTGATTCCCGGTGAGATGGGCATCGGGAACACCACCCCGGCGGCGGCGATCACGGCGCGCCTGCTGGGCCTGGACGCGGCGCGGGTGACGGGGCGCGGCACGGGCGTGGACGACGCGCGGCTGGCGCACAAGGTCGCCGTGATCCGCGCGGCGCTGGACCGCACACCGACCACCGACCCGCTGAGGGTGCTGGCCGAGTTCGGGGGCTTCGAGATCGCGGCGATGCTGGGCGTGATGCTGCAGGCCGCCGCCAGCCGCCGGGCGGTGATCCTGGACGGGTTCGTGGAGGGCAGCGCGGCCCTGGTCGGTGTGGCCCTCGCGCCGCACCTGCGGGACTTCCTGTTCCCCGCCGGGGAGTGCGCCGAGATCGGGCACGCGGCGCAGCTGGCGCACCTGGGCCTGAAGCCGATGTTCCACCTGAACCTGCGCCTGGGCGAGGGCACGGGCGGCGTGCTGGCCGCGCCGATCCTGCTGGGCGCAGCAGCGACGCTGCGGGAGATGCGGACCTTCGCGGAGGCGGGCGTGCCGGGCGCGTGA
- a CDS encoding cytochrome P450, whose amino-acid sequence MTSPMATLTPEQQRVQGAVQALWHPDTARDPHPAYEAIRSLDPLGVVSPAGWGAAFATSHALNSAVLRSPAARSGAIISQVPADTASLRLLQPMMLFHNGASHARLRGLVQAAFTPRVVAEQRDLIRAQVNALLDALPTDREVDLVAGLAAPLPARVIMHMLGLRGEDEAKFIRWTQSVADLLAGETGSPELLARLEADAQEMRAYFRTLADDLRTHPQPGLLSALAAAEDGGERLSSDELLANAVLLLAAGHETTSNLIPGALLELHRQPDAWAALVARPDHPNVPDELLRVVSPVQLDGRTLADTVTLPTSGGQTVTLSAGTHVQTMLAAANRDPAVFPHPDRIDWDRPNSARHLAFAAGAHYCLGAPLARLEIAEVFAALATRFPALRVTDPHPPFKANLVLRGPKELRVQLG is encoded by the coding sequence ATGACCAGCCCCATGGCCACCTTGACTCCGGAACAACAGCGTGTGCAGGGGGCCGTGCAGGCCCTGTGGCACCCGGACACCGCCCGCGACCCGCACCCCGCGTACGAGGCGATCCGCTCACTCGACCCCCTGGGCGTGGTCAGTCCGGCCGGGTGGGGCGCGGCGTTCGCCACGTCGCACGCGCTGAACAGCGCGGTGCTGCGCTCCCCGGCGGCGCGCAGCGGGGCGATCATCTCGCAGGTCCCGGCCGACACGGCCAGCCTGCGACTGCTGCAACCCATGATGCTGTTCCACAACGGCGCGTCCCACGCACGGCTGCGGGGACTGGTGCAGGCCGCGTTCACGCCGCGCGTCGTCGCCGAGCAGCGGGACCTGATCCGCGCGCAGGTGAACGCCCTGCTGGACGCCCTGCCCACGGACCGGGAGGTGGACCTGGTGGCCGGACTGGCCGCGCCGCTGCCCGCCCGCGTGATCATGCACATGCTGGGCCTGCGCGGCGAGGACGAGGCGAAATTCATCCGCTGGACGCAGAGCGTCGCCGACCTGCTCGCCGGGGAAACCGGCAGCCCCGAACTGCTGGCCCGCCTGGAAGCGGACGCGCAGGAGATGCGCGCGTACTTCCGCACGCTGGCGGACGACCTGCGCACCCACCCGCAACCGGGCCTCCTGAGCGCCCTGGCCGCCGCCGAGGACGGCGGGGAACGCCTCAGCAGCGACGAACTCCTCGCGAACGCCGTGCTGCTGCTCGCGGCGGGGCACGAGACGACCAGCAACCTGATCCCCGGCGCGCTGCTCGAACTGCACCGCCAGCCGGACGCCTGGGCGGCCCTGGTCGCCCGCCCGGACCACCCGAACGTCCCCGACGAACTGCTGCGCGTCGTGTCCCCCGTCCAGCTCGACGGGCGCACCCTGGCCGACACCGTCACCCTCCCCACGAGCGGAGGCCAGACCGTCACGCTGAGCGCGGGCACGCACGTGCAGACCATGCTCGCCGCCGCGAACCGCGACCCCGCCGTGTTCCCCCACCCCGACCGGATCGACTGGGACCGCCCCAACAGCGCCCGGCACCTCGCGTTCGCGGCGGGCGCGCACTACTGCCTGGGCGCACCCCTCGCCCGTCTGGAAATCGCGGAGGTCTTCGCCGCCCTCGCCACCCGCTTCCCCGCCCTGCGCGTCACCGACCCGCACCCCCCGTTCAAGGCGAACCTCGTCCTGCGCGGCCCGAAAGAACTGCGCGTCCAGCTGGGCTGA
- a CDS encoding winged helix-turn-helix domain-containing protein encodes MPRTWTRLDDPQATRLVLHPDYAHLLGLLMTREWTAADLARHLHRPLNATHHRLTRLKRAGLAVTRAEPRRGRPVQHYRAVSDAFLIPYHRTTLGSLEDLIGLHEDTFNAVFHRAVVQAGLPLVQREEDIAVRLYTTPGGTRMDITPRAGSFDLLDLLRDDAPALTANWGTLHLTREDAKALQRDLQALLNHYGARGGPDAYLYRLNLAPAG; translated from the coding sequence ATGCCGCGAACCTGGACGCGCCTGGACGACCCCCAGGCCACCCGACTCGTCCTGCACCCTGACTACGCGCACCTGCTGGGCCTGCTGATGACCCGCGAGTGGACCGCCGCTGACCTCGCCCGGCACCTGCATCGCCCGTTGAACGCCACGCACCACCGCCTGACCCGACTGAAACGCGCCGGGCTGGCCGTCACGCGCGCCGAACCCCGCCGGGGCCGACCTGTGCAGCATTACCGCGCGGTCTCCGACGCGTTCCTGATTCCCTACCACCGCACCACGCTGGGCAGCCTGGAGGACCTGATCGGCCTGCACGAGGACACCTTCAACGCCGTGTTCCACCGCGCGGTCGTGCAGGCTGGCCTGCCGCTCGTGCAGCGCGAGGAGGACATCGCCGTGCGCCTCTACACCACGCCGGGCGGCACCCGCATGGACATCACCCCCCGCGCCGGGAGCTTCGACCTGCTCGACCTGCTGCGGGACGACGCCCCGGCCCTGACCGCGAACTGGGGCACCCTCCACCTGACCCGCGAGGACGCCAAGGCCCTGCAACGCGACCTTCAGGCGCTGCTGAACCACTACGGCGCGCGCGGCGGCCCCGACGCGTACCTGTACCGCCTGAACCTCGCCCCGGCAGGATGA
- the aguB gene encoding N-carbamoylputrescine amidase has translation MSPETVKLAVVQMHVTDQLEDNVSRAVQHVRDAAAQGAQVILLPELFENLYFCQVEREEYFDLAHPLEGHPFVGRFQDLARELGVVLPLSYFEKAGQAHYNSLVCIDADGTLLGNYRKTHIPDGPGYEEKYYFNPGDTGFRVWDTRYGRVGVGICWDQWYPETARVMMLQGADFLLYPTAIGSEPAEVETPNSHHMWQRAMIGHAVSNSTYVAAANRIGTERVGDLEQTYYGHTFISDYTGELVAEFGDTEEGPLLHTLNLREARKFRAGMGFFRDRRPELYGPLLTTDGVTRRG, from the coding sequence ATGAGCCCCGAGACCGTGAAGTTGGCCGTCGTGCAGATGCACGTCACCGATCAGCTGGAAGACAACGTCAGCCGCGCCGTCCAGCACGTGCGCGACGCGGCCGCGCAGGGCGCGCAGGTGATCCTGCTGCCCGAACTGTTCGAAAACCTGTACTTCTGCCAGGTGGAACGCGAGGAGTACTTCGACCTCGCCCACCCGCTCGAAGGTCACCCGTTCGTGGGCCGCTTCCAGGACCTCGCGCGGGAACTGGGCGTGGTGCTGCCCCTGTCGTACTTCGAGAAGGCCGGGCAGGCACACTACAACAGCCTCGTGTGCATCGACGCGGACGGCACCCTTCTGGGCAACTACCGCAAGACGCACATCCCCGACGGGCCCGGCTACGAGGAGAAGTACTACTTCAACCCCGGCGACACCGGCTTCCGGGTGTGGGACACCCGCTACGGGCGCGTGGGCGTCGGCATCTGCTGGGACCAGTGGTACCCCGAAACCGCCCGCGTGATGATGCTGCAGGGCGCGGACTTCCTGCTGTACCCCACCGCCATCGGCAGTGAGCCCGCCGAGGTCGAGACGCCCAACAGCCACCACATGTGGCAGCGGGCCATGATCGGGCACGCCGTCAGCAACAGCACGTACGTCGCCGCCGCGAACCGCATCGGCACCGAACGCGTCGGGGACCTGGAGCAGACGTACTACGGGCACACCTTCATCAGCGACTACACCGGCGAGCTGGTCGCGGAATTCGGCGACACCGAGGAAGGGCCCCTGCTGCACACCCTGAACCTGCGTGAAGCCCGGAAGTTCCGCGCGGGCATGGGCTTCTTCCGCGACCGCCGCCCCGAACTGTACGGCCCCCTGCTGACGACCGACGGCGTCACCCGGCGAGGGTAA
- a CDS encoding serine protease, translating to MRPLKGMARAALLTASVLAPFTLGAAGAQSLPKETRERIIQATVMLLPTDQNGDLDGSRGSGSIISPQGFILTNYHVVGDPDTRQLSPWIQVRVVQFADREPVFTYWGRVVAADPNLDLAIVQIVEDRNEKPVGKLNLPFVEVGDSNTLSIGDDVFVFGFQGTGGMTLSFSRGSVGGFTGEDLSSSGRQWVKHDAQTGPGNSGGGVFDESGVLVGVHSAGVAGNNNSRTSFMRPLALAWGLITPNVTGFVVRRGGSGGSGGGTVSGGSGSGGTGNGGSGSGGSGGTPAGAWPPALAAGQTWTVNFAQGGTYSVKLGTRDSEGDYPGTATQGGSTTETLFTLDGGSLLMIVGRGDGTFLTCSVDRTQRGAARTYQNSKDPGVAAGTCTLASAGAGSGATLRWPLALKVGQRWDVAFPGVGTFTVSLDEPDEDGFAGAATRGSEKGSVLFSADADGLLLIVQRADRTFLVCSAAKGGVGAGSVKGDATSHRDSKDQGTSLGACTVTPR from the coding sequence ATGAGACCCCTGAAGGGAATGGCGCGGGCCGCGCTGCTGACCGCCTCGGTGCTGGCTCCGTTCACGCTGGGCGCGGCGGGCGCGCAGTCCCTGCCGAAGGAGACGCGCGAGCGGATCATCCAGGCGACCGTCATGCTGCTGCCCACCGATCAGAACGGCGACCTGGACGGCTCGCGCGGGTCGGGCAGCATCATCAGTCCGCAGGGGTTCATCCTCACGAACTACCACGTGGTCGGCGATCCGGACACCCGGCAGCTCTCGCCGTGGATTCAGGTGCGGGTCGTGCAGTTCGCGGACCGGGAACCGGTGTTCACGTACTGGGGCCGGGTGGTCGCCGCCGACCCGAACCTCGACCTGGCGATCGTGCAGATCGTCGAGGACCGCAACGAGAAACCGGTCGGGAAGCTGAACCTGCCGTTCGTGGAGGTCGGGGATTCGAACACCCTGAGCATCGGAGACGACGTGTTCGTGTTCGGCTTCCAGGGGACCGGGGGCATGACGCTGTCGTTCTCGCGCGGGTCGGTGGGGGGATTTACCGGGGAGGACCTGAGCAGCAGCGGGCGGCAGTGGGTCAAGCACGACGCGCAGACCGGTCCCGGCAACTCGGGCGGCGGGGTGTTCGACGAGAGCGGCGTGCTGGTCGGGGTGCACTCGGCGGGCGTGGCGGGGAACAACAATTCCCGCACGTCGTTCATGCGGCCCCTGGCGCTGGCGTGGGGGCTGATCACGCCGAACGTGACGGGCTTCGTGGTGCGGCGCGGCGGGTCCGGCGGTTCCGGGGGCGGGACTGTCAGTGGCGGGTCGGGCAGTGGCGGGACTGGCAACGGTGGATCGGGCAGTGGCGGATCGGGAGGCACCCCGGCCGGGGCGTGGCCCCCGGCGCTCGCCGCCGGGCAGACCTGGACGGTGAACTTCGCGCAGGGCGGCACGTACAGCGTGAAACTGGGCACCAGGGATAGCGAGGGCGACTACCCCGGCACCGCCACGCAGGGCGGCAGCACCACCGAGACGCTGTTCACGCTGGACGGCGGGTCCCTGCTGATGATCGTCGGCCGGGGGGACGGGACGTTCCTGACCTGCAGCGTGGACCGCACGCAGCGCGGCGCGGCCCGGACCTACCAGAACAGCAAGGATCCGGGCGTCGCCGCCGGGACCTGCACGCTCGCCAGTGCGGGCGCCGGGTCGGGCGCCACGCTGCGGTGGCCGCTGGCCCTGAAGGTCGGGCAGCGCTGGGACGTGGCGTTCCCCGGCGTGGGGACCTTCACGGTCAGCCTGGACGAACCGGACGAGGACGGTTTCGCGGGCGCCGCCACGCGCGGCAGCGAGAAGGGCAGCGTGCTGTTCAGCGCGGACGCGGACGGGCTGCTGCTGATCGTGCAGCGCGCCGACAGGACCTTCCTGGTGTGCAGCGCCGCGAAGGGTGGCGTGGGGGCGGGCAGCGTGAAAGGGGACGCGACCAGTCACCGTGACAGCAAGGATCAGGGCACCAGTCTGGGCGCCTGCACCGTCACGCCCCGCTGA
- the thrC gene encoding threonine synthase has product MKYVSTRGATLGSFSDVLLSGLAPDGGLAMPESIPTVTPQQLEAWRALSYADLAYEVMRSFITDIPEGDLRRLLRDTYTEEAFHSPEITPLTPLGDSGLHLLELSNGPSLAFKDMAMQFLGQVFEYVLEARDERLNILGATSGDTGSAAEYAMLGKARVNVVMLSPHGRMSAFQQAQMFSLQEANIFNLAVEGVFDDCQDLVKAVNADADFKARYDIGAVNSINWARVLAQAVYYFRAYLALNLPAGAEADFSVPSGNFGNVFAGYLAKRMGLPVGQLIVASNENDVLHDFFSGGTYHVRPADRVAVTSSPSMDIGKASNFERYLYLIAGADAVQTRGWWDEVGQSRPVALSGTPHWDAVQASGFRSGRSTHADRLRTIRTVFDTYGRLIDPHTADGLLVGQAYRRPGVPMICLETALPAKFEATVQEAVEQTPGRPARFDGIEQAPKRFQVIPNDVQTLKDFITANLTPRDPA; this is encoded by the coding sequence ATGAAGTACGTCTCCACGCGTGGCGCGACCCTCGGTTCCTTCTCGGACGTGCTGCTCTCGGGCCTCGCCCCGGACGGCGGTCTGGCGATGCCCGAGTCGATTCCCACGGTCACGCCTCAGCAGCTGGAGGCGTGGCGCGCCCTGAGCTACGCCGACCTCGCCTACGAGGTGATGCGGTCCTTCATCACGGACATTCCCGAGGGGGACCTGCGCCGCCTGCTGCGCGACACGTACACCGAGGAGGCCTTCCACAGCCCCGAGATCACGCCCCTGACGCCACTGGGGGACAGTGGTCTGCACCTGCTGGAACTGTCGAACGGGCCGTCCCTGGCGTTCAAGGACATGGCCATGCAGTTCCTCGGGCAGGTGTTCGAGTACGTCCTGGAGGCCCGTGACGAGCGGCTGAACATCCTGGGCGCCACCAGCGGCGACACCGGCAGCGCGGCCGAGTACGCCATGCTCGGCAAGGCCCGCGTGAACGTCGTGATGCTCTCCCCGCACGGGCGCATGAGTGCCTTCCAGCAGGCGCAGATGTTCAGCCTGCAGGAGGCGAACATCTTCAACCTGGCCGTGGAGGGGGTTTTCGACGACTGCCAGGACCTCGTGAAGGCCGTGAACGCCGACGCGGACTTCAAGGCCCGCTACGACATCGGGGCGGTGAACTCCATCAACTGGGCGCGGGTGCTGGCGCAGGCCGTGTACTACTTCCGGGCGTACCTCGCCCTGAACCTCCCCGCCGGTGCAGAGGCGGACTTCAGCGTGCCGTCCGGGAACTTCGGGAACGTGTTCGCCGGGTACCTCGCCAAACGCATGGGCCTGCCCGTGGGGCAGCTGATCGTCGCCAGCAACGAGAACGACGTCCTGCACGACTTCTTCAGCGGCGGCACCTACCACGTCCGCCCCGCCGACCGGGTCGCGGTGACCAGCAGCCCCAGCATGGACATCGGCAAGGCCAGCAACTTCGAACGCTACCTGTACCTGATCGCCGGAGCGGACGCCGTGCAGACCCGCGGCTGGTGGGACGAGGTCGGCCAGAGCCGCCCCGTCGCCCTGAGCGGCACGCCCCACTGGGACGCCGTGCAGGCCAGCGGCTTCCGCTCCGGCCGCAGCACCCACGCCGACCGCCTACGAACCATCCGCACCGTCTTCGACACGTACGGTCGCCTGATCGACCCGCACACCGCCGACGGCCTCCTCGTCGGGCAGGCCTACCGGCGGCCCGGCGTGCCCATGATCTGCCTGGAGACCGCGCTGCCCGCCAAGTTCGAGGCGACCGTGCAGGAGGCCGTGGAGCAGACCCCAGGGCGCCCCGCCCGCTTCGACGGGATCGAACAGGCCCCCAAGCGGTTCCAGGTCATCCCCAACGACGTGCAGACCCTCAAGGACTTCATCACGGCGAACCTCACTCCCAGGGACCCCGCCTGA
- a CDS encoding metal-dependent transcriptional regulator, translating to MTGRSLSRSAEDYLKHLYMLGQSGKVNTQALAAALEVAPASVTGMLRKLTEQGLVSHAPYQGAQLTAEGERVALEVLRHHRLLELFLHRALGVPLDEVHEEAERLEHALSERLEARIAAWLGDPTHDPHGDPIPTLEGELPHQPQRRLSQLATGDTATVARVPDGDADQLRALVAAGLTPGAPLRLDAVDAALGTLTVWATDHTLTLSLGVAAQIHVQTP from the coding sequence ATGACCGGCCGTTCCCTGTCCCGCTCGGCGGAGGATTACCTGAAGCACCTGTACATGCTGGGACAGTCGGGGAAGGTGAACACCCAGGCGCTCGCGGCGGCGCTGGAGGTCGCGCCTGCCAGCGTGACCGGCATGCTCCGCAAACTGACCGAGCAGGGCCTCGTGTCGCACGCGCCGTACCAGGGCGCGCAGCTGACCGCCGAGGGCGAACGGGTGGCGCTGGAGGTCCTGCGGCACCACCGGCTGCTGGAACTGTTCCTGCACCGCGCGCTGGGCGTCCCGCTGGACGAGGTGCACGAGGAAGCCGAGCGCCTGGAGCACGCGCTGAGCGAACGGCTGGAGGCGCGCATCGCGGCGTGGCTGGGCGACCCCACGCACGACCCGCACGGGGACCCGATCCCCACCCTGGAGGGTGAGCTGCCGCACCAGCCGCAGCGGCGCCTGTCGCAACTGGCGACCGGGGACACGGCGACCGTGGCGCGCGTCCCGGACGGGGACGCCGATCAGCTGCGGGCCCTGGTGGCCGCCGGACTCACGCCGGGCGCGCCGCTGCGACTGGACGCGGTGGACGCCGCGCTGGGCACCCTGACCGTCTGGGCGACCGACCACACCCTGACGCTGTCCCTGGGTGTCGCCGCGCAGATCCACGTGCAGACCCCGTGA